The proteins below come from a single Streptomyces sp. MRC013 genomic window:
- a CDS encoding M4 family metallopeptidase produces MALTGVAALVVSAVPAGAAAAGGQAPPPPSPGEVVPGQRTATPALVQGIRERAPEADGAAEAARAHLGDKPERYRIEHVERDLVPVATAVSDGRETVRLEQRHRDVPVLGGQYVVRMERKGGERIVTGTSGRYFTGLSVSTTPEVGEELAVERAVDGVLDDLAGRHLATAPREGAEEEVPLRGTARGLVVLPMGTGVLTQRVTVRGTAPATGEPVLREVYVDARAGYPVLAHSGVKTFDAPDRAAGKSPTDAAGQRARAAGDEKGSGVRLDGTPVPLDVFRGEDGGPYLLRDRTRIPDEYGARTLATWDARGRNVGEVGGQWPEGVEQFASPTPEFGADATEAGAVDAHWATARVYDYFRDKHGRDSLDGRGMGIDSLVGVTEFGEPYVNAFWDGRKVVYGSGDQEYRPLSAALDVVGHELTHGVIEHSANLVYAGQSGALSEALADYFGNAVEAEVHGIPVTDPDSGLVGERLCRTKSPRECALRDLSDGRTTTGSFLGLDFLNDNGGVHLNSTIFGGALWDAREELGADLTDRIVYKALTEYLTPLDGFTEGRAAVLAAARDLGVAGSSLRALRGAFTAHGIVPGWELALGIDSKPLFSRINTTGTKLGAGGGWWAASRSNEDGSEPYSVWAGRADGKGQPKLMSPNDGRYHANPATDGKTVVWQAYGPGGVELLARSLAGGVVRTLWSGRSGGSVSGVDGDVVAFNYANVGGRSAVAYLSLKDPANIERFGGGTYHRAYSPSVSDGKVAYREWRRVALGARAVYEWRVLVVDVATGESTVIQEYPGTTSLGPTAVNGTHVFWLLDEDPADGATTLRRATLKGSEAVDLLPAHGPDAQYALGLTVSEDSVTILSHLPDAPLSNEASPKLHQFAAAGTPGAPGTYKGRVSCNRGAQTHPAAVGASRVVWLDSTTGTTDVVTRARPAGRCDRGAR; encoded by the coding sequence GTGGCGCTGACGGGCGTCGCCGCACTCGTCGTTTCGGCGGTGCCCGCCGGCGCCGCGGCGGCGGGAGGGCAGGCGCCGCCACCGCCCAGCCCGGGCGAGGTGGTCCCCGGGCAGCGAACGGCCACACCGGCCCTGGTACAGGGCATCCGGGAGCGTGCCCCGGAGGCGGACGGCGCGGCGGAGGCGGCCCGCGCCCATCTGGGCGACAAGCCGGAGCGGTACCGGATCGAGCACGTGGAACGCGACCTCGTGCCCGTCGCGACCGCCGTCTCGGACGGCCGTGAGACCGTGCGCCTGGAGCAGCGGCACCGCGACGTGCCCGTCCTGGGCGGTCAGTACGTCGTGCGCATGGAGAGGAAGGGCGGCGAGCGGATCGTCACCGGCACCTCCGGCCGGTACTTCACCGGGCTGAGCGTATCGACGACGCCCGAGGTCGGCGAGGAACTCGCCGTGGAACGGGCCGTGGACGGCGTCCTCGACGACCTCGCCGGGCGGCACCTGGCGACGGCGCCGCGCGAGGGCGCGGAAGAGGAGGTCCCGCTGCGGGGCACCGCCCGCGGGCTCGTCGTCCTGCCCATGGGCACGGGTGTCCTCACCCAGCGCGTCACCGTACGCGGCACCGCTCCGGCCACCGGCGAACCGGTGCTGCGGGAGGTGTACGTCGACGCCCGCGCCGGCTACCCGGTCCTCGCCCACAGCGGCGTCAAGACCTTCGACGCGCCGGACCGGGCGGCCGGGAAGTCGCCGACGGACGCCGCCGGGCAGCGGGCGCGGGCCGCCGGGGACGAGAAGGGCAGCGGTGTCCGGCTCGACGGCACCCCCGTGCCGCTCGACGTGTTCCGCGGCGAGGACGGCGGGCCGTACCTGCTGCGGGACCGCACCCGCATACCGGACGAGTACGGCGCTCGGACCCTGGCCACCTGGGACGCGCGCGGCAGGAACGTCGGCGAGGTCGGCGGGCAGTGGCCCGAGGGCGTCGAGCAGTTCGCCTCGCCCACCCCCGAGTTCGGCGCCGACGCCACCGAGGCGGGAGCCGTCGACGCGCACTGGGCCACAGCCCGGGTCTACGACTACTTCCGTGACAAGCACGGCCGTGACAGCCTCGACGGCCGCGGTATGGGGATCGACTCCCTGGTCGGTGTGACGGAGTTCGGAGAGCCCTACGTCAACGCCTTCTGGGACGGCCGGAAGGTGGTGTACGGCAGCGGGGACCAGGAGTACCGGCCGCTCTCCGCCGCCCTCGACGTCGTCGGTCACGAGCTGACGCACGGTGTGATCGAGCACTCGGCGAACCTGGTCTACGCGGGCCAGTCCGGCGCCCTCAGCGAGGCCCTCGCCGACTACTTCGGCAACGCCGTCGAGGCGGAGGTCCACGGCATCCCGGTGACCGACCCGGACTCCGGCCTGGTCGGGGAGCGCCTGTGCCGGACGAAGAGCCCCCGCGAATGCGCCCTGCGGGACCTGTCCGACGGGCGGACCACCACCGGATCCTTCCTCGGTCTGGACTTCCTCAACGACAACGGCGGCGTCCACCTCAACTCGACCATCTTCGGCGGAGCCCTGTGGGACGCCCGCGAGGAACTCGGCGCGGACCTCACCGACAGGATCGTGTACAAGGCGCTGACCGAGTACCTCACGCCGCTCGACGGCTTCACCGAGGGCCGCGCCGCCGTCCTCGCCGCCGCCAGGGACCTCGGTGTCGCGGGGAGCTCCCTGAGGGCCCTGCGCGGCGCCTTCACCGCACACGGCATCGTGCCCGGCTGGGAGCTGGCCCTCGGCATCGACTCCAAGCCGCTCTTCAGCCGGATCAACACCACCGGTACGAAGCTGGGCGCGGGCGGCGGCTGGTGGGCGGCCTCCCGGTCCAACGAGGACGGTTCGGAGCCGTACTCGGTGTGGGCCGGACGGGCCGACGGCAAGGGTCAGCCGAAGCTGATGAGCCCCAACGACGGCCGATATCACGCCAATCCGGCCACCGACGGCAAGACCGTGGTGTGGCAGGCCTACGGCCCCGGCGGCGTCGAGCTCCTGGCGAGGTCGCTCGCGGGCGGCGTCGTGCGCACGCTGTGGTCCGGCCGCAGCGGCGGAAGCGTCTCCGGCGTCGACGGCGACGTCGTGGCCTTCAACTACGCGAACGTGGGCGGGCGCTCGGCGGTGGCCTATCTGAGCCTGAAGGATCCGGCGAACATCGAGAGGTTCGGCGGCGGGACCTATCACCGGGCCTACTCGCCGTCGGTGAGCGACGGCAAGGTCGCCTACCGCGAGTGGCGGCGGGTGGCGCTGGGGGCGCGCGCCGTCTACGAGTGGCGGGTCCTCGTCGTCGACGTCGCGACCGGCGAGAGCACGGTGATCCAGGAGTACCCCGGCACGACGAGCCTCGGTCCGACGGCCGTCAACGGCACCCACGTCTTCTGGCTCCTCGACGAGGACCCCGCCGACGGCGCGACGACCCTGCGGCGAGCCACTCTGAAGGGGTCCGAAGCGGTTGACCTCCTTCCCGCACACGGGCCGGACGCGCAGTACGCGCTCGGCCTGACGGTCTCCGAGGACAGCGTGACGATTCTCAGCCACCTGCCCGACGCCCCTCTCAGCAACGAGGCCAGCCCCAAGCTCCACCAGTTCGCGGCCGCCGGAACCCCCGGCGCTCCGGGCACCTACAAGGGCCGTGTCTCCTGCAACCGGGGCGCCCAGACGCACCCCGCGGCCGTCGGGGCCAGCCGGGTGGTGTGGCTGGACTCGACGACCGGCACCACCGACGTGGTCACGCGGGCCCGGCCCGCGGGCCGCTGCGACCGGGGTGCGCGCTGA
- a CDS encoding cytochrome P450 produces the protein MFLDRRSLWPHLRRWEKQAADRDGPFRLRFGTLFVADADAAREVLVDSADAYLSQSGFLRLGPRSLPPAVRREASRELLGVLARHDLPSSFDLGSALGEVSDGRGRLRHHRWGVELARRYFAPVIAHRRHTEINALVDAYVTSSVVADDVVGHVLRRSHRVVPAVRAGLAEQLGRLPAREGAAQDLVDLVLGLPGELSLADRAQLLQRLVLSTVGFTGVALEWVVMLGVQHGYDTPAVRREQIHQLVREALRLYPTAWRLVRVASTDHDVGGVPVREGEHVLIGTHAVHRSPAVWDRPLDFRPSRWERLTDDQRRSYLPFGKGDGMCPASGFAVKALEHLGHLILHGHRGRVRLRTRKPHVRTLLAPPAGWTRLTSTTATAH, from the coding sequence GTGTTCCTGGACAGGAGGAGTCTGTGGCCGCACCTGCGGCGGTGGGAGAAGCAGGCCGCGGACCGCGACGGTCCGTTCAGGCTCCGCTTCGGCACCCTCTTCGTGGCCGATGCCGACGCGGCCCGGGAGGTGCTCGTCGACTCGGCGGACGCCTATCTGTCCCAGTCCGGTTTCCTCCGCCTCGGACCGCGGTCGCTGCCCCCGGCGGTCCGGAGAGAAGCCTCCCGCGAACTGCTCGGGGTCCTGGCCCGGCACGACCTCCCGTCGTCGTTCGACCTCGGCTCCGCGCTCGGCGAGGTGAGTGACGGCCGCGGCCGTCTGCGGCACCACCGCTGGGGCGTCGAACTGGCCCGGCGGTACTTCGCCCCCGTGATCGCACACCGGCGGCATACCGAAATCAACGCCCTCGTCGACGCCTACGTGACGTCGAGCGTCGTCGCAGACGATGTCGTCGGCCATGTGCTGAGGCGGTCGCATCGGGTGGTGCCCGCCGTCCGGGCCGGGCTCGCCGAGCAACTCGGCCGGCTGCCGGCGCGGGAAGGTGCCGCGCAGGATCTGGTCGATCTGGTGCTCGGCCTGCCCGGGGAGTTGTCCTTGGCCGACCGCGCGCAGCTGCTGCAACGCCTCGTCCTGTCCACGGTCGGCTTCACCGGCGTGGCCCTCGAGTGGGTGGTGATGCTCGGCGTCCAGCACGGCTACGACACCCCCGCGGTGCGGCGGGAGCAGATCCATCAGCTGGTAAGGGAGGCGCTCCGCCTGTACCCGACCGCGTGGCGCCTGGTCAGGGTGGCCTCCACCGACCACGATGTCGGAGGCGTCCCGGTCCGCGAAGGCGAGCACGTCCTGATCGGCACGCACGCGGTCCACCGGTCGCCGGCCGTGTGGGACAGGCCGCTGGACTTCCGCCCCTCGCGCTGGGAGCGGTTGACCGACGACCAGCGGCGTTCCTACCTCCCCTTCGGCAAAGGCGACGGCATGTGCCCGGCGAGCGGCTTCGCCGTCAAAGCGCTCGAACACCTCGGCCACCTCATCCTTCACGGTCACCGGGGACGCGTGCGGCTGCGCACCCGCAAACCCCACGTCCGCACGCTCCTGGCGCCACCCGCCGGCTGGACCCGTCTCACCTCCACCACGGCAACCGCGCACTGA